In the Arachis hypogaea cultivar Tifrunner chromosome 20, arahy.Tifrunner.gnm2.J5K5, whole genome shotgun sequence genome, ggcCCAAATCTTTAATTCGGAAGTGCTGGTGCAAAATAGACTTAATAGAAGCAAGTTCAGAAATAGAATCGCCAGTGAGAACGATGTCGTCAACATAGACTAGAAGTATACAAATTTGAGCACCAGTAAATTTAACAAATAGACTATAATCAGATAAAGTCTGCTGATATCCATGGGatagcaaaagatgagaaagtttgTCATACCACATACGACTAGATTGTCGTAGACCATATAATGACTTTAGTAACTTGCAGCATTGATTTGGGCGAGGAGATGTGAACCCAGGTGGCAAAGTCATGTAAACATCTTCAGAAAGATCCccatgtaagaaagcattattgacatcTAACTGATGTATGGGCCAATGCTTCATAGAGGCCAATGCCAAAACTAATCTAATGGTGGCAGGCTTGACAACAGGAGAGAAGGTTTCCAAGAAATCAACACCTTCAGTCTGGGTGAATCCTTTGGCCACAAGGCGAGCCTTATATCGATCAATTGAACCATCAGGCTTGCGTTTGATGCGATAGACCCATTTTCCAATAATTgttgttttattcttatatgggtaCACGAAAGCCATTTTCCATGGttataattgtcgttttattcttatatgagtATATTTGTCAGTATCTgtatcttttatgggtacaaatggtaatttattcataataataaaaaaataaactggtaAAAACAAATTTATGAGCAAACTCATGAAGAAACGTTAGCACATACATGATTGAGGTGCGCTGAACATTACAACTGAACTAGAAGGAATAAGCAATTAGCCACAATGAACAAATGAACTAATAGAAAGAGTTGAGTTTGTTACAACATGATTAGGCAAACAAAAAAAACATGCCTAAAACAATGCAACCCCAATTAgtggaaaaaggaaaaaagaaaacccCATTACAAAGCTGAAATCATATCTTTCACCAACAAAACAAAGCACACATGTATACTCACACCAAGAATATGATAATACTCACTTTGCTGAAAACTCATCAAGTCAGTTAAATTTACTCCTACACTAGATCATCTGGACCAGCAAGCACAACCTGTTAAAAGAAATTTCATTCAATTTGTATGCAAGTCCACAAAAGATGACAATAATGCAAACATATGAATCAATAGATAACCAGTAAGAGAAAAGATGCATACATTGCAATCAAGAGCATGTTTCCTAGCAACCATAATGGCTGCATTTCTGTCTCTCTCCGACTCGAAGGTTAATACGAATGAGAGCCCCTTTCTCGCTTGCCAAAAAAGTGTCTTTGCTGCATTACTGGCATCACCTCTAACTCCACATAGCTTTAGGTAAATAATATGTTAGTTTAACATATAAACCACATGAGCTTAGAAGATGATGAATCTAAAACTATAGAGTAAAAAGATGGAACAATATGTGATACAAGAAAAATGGCCAATGCTAGAATAGTACCAGCATTGATGGAGAGTAAATCTCTCTAGCTTTTGTAATCCAACCTCTACATAGCTTTATCCGCATTCTCCCCACACCGAATGAATGAGTAGAATGTGATGAATGATCTTTTCCGTTCATCTGAGAAATAACTACCTGGATAATACAAAGAAAGATGTTATGTTGATAAAGACAAGTTTGAGCAGAAAACAGTTTACAGTTTATAGCTTTAGTAATCTTTTCTGCTAGGAAGAGTTAAAATTACTGAATGTGAAAAGAGCAAAGATAACATACATTAAAATCGATATTAGATTTTCGTAGAAGTGTATCCACATGGCTTCCAAGTCCTGAAACTGGTACATACAACATATGTCGATGTTACCCTTTCTTTTCCAGATTTAGATGTATCCTGAAACCAAGAACGAAAGATAAGGCAATAACAAACCAACCTGTTTGAATGGGATTAGTTGATAGTGTGAGTTTCTTGCCATTTGAGACAACATCAACTTGTAAGATTCTCCCAACATCAGAGGGGTCTGGAGCATATATTGATCTGTTTGCACCTGAAAATAAAGAGGAAGATACGAAATTCAAATAAGATAGATATACAATATTAAACATGAATGTTACAAATATAAATAGTAATTCACCACCATAATGGGAGTTTGGCACTACTTTCATGAAAGCATCATTGCATATTTTACTTCATCTGTACAAATATTACAACCTCTGAATCTTGAGACATGCTTGAAAATCAATTAAGGATGTGAGATACCTGAAATAACCTCCCTCCAGCTACCTTCGGATGACAAGCGATACCATTGAAATGAACATTTTGAAATTTGTGGTACTTCATCTGAGCAAGGCTGAACTCGCAAGTATGAGCCCAAAACTTCAGAACCACCTAACTTATATAACTGATATTTGTTCTCTTCACTCATCTTGGTCATTGTTAGCTGGAGTGGAAGAAATTAAGTTATTGCAAGAAAGGGAAGTGAGACTTAAGTTAATGGTTTGAAAGGGCTTAGGGAAACAGTTAATTAAgcaagtaaaaaatatatatttacgaACCTCCTTCTGAAGCTTAATTGAAAATATAGATTTTTCTCGAATTTGATCCCTTAGAGCACGGAGTTCATATTCCATGGCCATCACCTGAAATCATCACAAAGTTAGTGTAAAAAGTGAGTTTCATTCTCTCCACTTCAAACAATATTCAAATAGTGATACACTGTAGTTTATTGGAGTTTAAAACCATAGCATAAGATTGTAAGAAGATTCATAGCCTATTAGTCTTAAATTTGATGTCTGATACAATTAGTTGCACTGTATCCAAAATGACTTGTAGATTTGGAAATTATGATAGACATAAGATACACGTCTGACACCATAGTAATATATCACTACACACAAGATATGACTTTAAAATGTAATAAATAATCAGATATGTTTTAGTCTATTTTACACAAAGCAAACAAAACTTCAGCATTTAAAAACATTTCTATGCATTTCAAGACATGTTGGCAACTTTGCGTGATATCAAatgtttcaaaaatcaattataaaATTTTCCATTGTGTACAGTTTGCAGCAAGAAAGGGGaaaaggggaggggaggggaggggaggggggggGGGAGAATAGGTGGTTGCCAAACAGGACATATGTATGCGAATTAATACCCAGGTCAATGATATAATGCAGAGAGAAAATTATTTGTCAAGATATATAATTAATTGTTATTGCCATAGAATGGAGTATAATGAAattaagcaaaataaaatatataataaaaaactaTCCACCCAAGCAGTTGAGGAAGCAAAAGCAAATTAACCTTGAATGGCTGATGCAACAACTTGATTCTTCTAGCCTCTTGAACTTCTTCTACTAGTCCATCCACATCCTGGGAGTGAAGAAGAAAAGATAGTGTATATTTTCCATGCTCAAATATCAACGAGGAAACAATATTAACATGTATAATTGAATCTAAGATCTTCTAAGGATAATAATACTTAGGCAGAAGTGTCCATTACAAAGAATATTAACATGTATAATTAATAATTGTATGCTCAAATAGCATCTTTTTCTCTCCTAATGGGGGAAATAAAGAATGTCTAACCTTTGGTTTAGAAGCTTGGGAAACTTTTTCTTGTTCCTCAAGGGCCTCCCCAATTCTCAGTACCACTGCCCTAGCACTCTCAATTTCAGCGCAAGCAAAAGACTTCTCTTGATTAACCAACTTTTTAGCATCTTCAGAAGCCTGTAGAACAAAGATGGATtcagattttgaaaaagagtcaACATATTTTAATGGAAGAACCAGAAAGTTTTCACTTTCAAAATCCTTCAGGAAGAAAGAGTTCCAGTAAATCATAACCATAAGCTTGAATGGAGATTCTATAGATCTATAACCGTATAAGAGAAGTGGTTAGATGCCAAAGCCAACCTGTTTGAGAAAgtttgcaagcttcttcacttCAAACTTTTCTTGAATCAATTCTCCTTcattttgagttaatttaacAGCCAAAGCTTCCACCTGTAGATTGTTAAGTAGGAGTACTAAGTATTAGTAGCATTCATTGATCAAGAAGAAATAAAGGGTTTTCTCATACACGCTGAAATAGTTCCAAAGAATATGTTACAAAAATGGGAGGGAAGAATGGAGGTATGGTCCACAATAATAAcccaaaaatttttaagaatctGGAAGGCTCAAGTTCATGGATCCAT is a window encoding:
- the LOC112783786 gene encoding stomatal closure-related actin-binding protein 2 gives rise to the protein MTKISPEVEIKMPMEAVPPVSADVSFISNGFPKYKLGADNQVVEEPVQGNQGPSLKDVIDEEASNLYDQHKRISVRDLASKFDKNLAAAAKLSNEAKLREVASLEGHVLLKKLRDALESLRGCFAGINKEDVEKAIAMVEALAVKLTQNEGELIQEKFEVKKLANFLKQASEDAKKLVNQEKSFACAEIESARAVVLRIGEALEEQEKVSQASKPKDVDGLVEEVQEARRIKLLHQPFKVMAMEYELRALRDQIREKSIFSIKLQKELTMTKMSEENKYQLYKLGGSEVLGSYLRVQPCSDEVPQISKCSFQWYRLSSEGSWREVISGANRSIYAPDPSDVGRILQVDVVSNGKKLTLSTNPIQTVSGLGSHVDTLLRKSNIDFNVVISQMNGKDHSSHSTHSFGVGRMRIKLCRGWITKAREIYSPSMLLCGVRGDASNAAKTLFWQARKGLSFVLTFESERDRNAAIMVARKHALDCNVVLAGPDDLV